The Mucilaginibacter mallensis genome has a segment encoding these proteins:
- a CDS encoding DUF2264 domain-containing protein → MKAKYLKIYSTMLLTCISALTVKAQSQSAGQTERTYYVSTLTRIADPVLEALSKNELRKQMPVESNAKGRESSTYLEAFGRLMAGMAPWLELGPDKTSEGKLREKYIKLALLSIHNATDPKAADFMNFNKGSQPVVDAAFLAQALLRAPNQLWGRLDSTTQSNVITALKSSRVITPGFNNWLLFSATIEAVLLRFDGSGDRMRMDYAIKQHLVSWYKGDGAYGDGENFHWDYYNSFVIQPMLVGVLKTLSDTNPGQKKTYETALAHAKRYAAVQERMISPEATYPPIGRSLAYRFGAFQTLSMISLMHELPAGVKPQQVRAALYTMIKRQVEAPGTFDSNGWLQIGIYGHQPGIGESYISTGSLYLCSEAFLVLGLPPTDVFWQGADEEWTAKKVWEGKEVNIDHAED, encoded by the coding sequence ATGAAAGCTAAATATTTGAAAATTTACAGCACGATGCTTTTAACTTGCATAAGTGCATTAACGGTTAAGGCGCAATCACAATCAGCAGGACAAACTGAGCGTACTTATTATGTAAGTACGCTTACACGTATAGCTGATCCTGTATTGGAAGCGTTAAGCAAAAATGAGCTCAGAAAGCAAATGCCGGTAGAGTCGAATGCAAAAGGCCGGGAATCATCTACCTACCTGGAGGCTTTTGGCCGGCTGATGGCAGGTATGGCCCCCTGGCTCGAACTTGGCCCCGATAAAACATCCGAAGGTAAACTTCGTGAAAAGTATATTAAACTGGCCCTGCTGAGCATACACAATGCTACCGATCCAAAGGCGGCAGACTTTATGAACTTTAATAAAGGCAGCCAGCCCGTAGTTGATGCTGCCTTTTTAGCACAAGCTTTACTGAGGGCTCCAAACCAGTTATGGGGTAGGCTGGATAGCACAACCCAAAGCAATGTGATAACAGCTCTAAAATCTTCGAGGGTTATTACCCCGGGATTTAACAATTGGCTTTTATTTAGCGCGACCATAGAGGCAGTTCTCCTGCGCTTTGATGGTAGCGGCGATAGGATGCGCATGGATTATGCTATTAAGCAGCATTTGGTATCATGGTATAAAGGGGATGGCGCTTATGGCGACGGGGAAAATTTTCATTGGGATTATTATAATAGCTTCGTTATTCAGCCTATGCTGGTTGGGGTATTAAAAACGTTAAGTGACACAAATCCCGGACAAAAGAAAACCTATGAAACAGCCCTTGCTCATGCAAAACGCTACGCTGCTGTGCAAGAAAGGATGATATCGCCGGAGGCCACCTATCCACCGATAGGCCGGTCATTAGCATATAGGTTTGGGGCGTTCCAAACCTTGTCTATGATAAGTTTAATGCACGAGCTTCCTGCCGGCGTTAAGCCTCAGCAAGTGCGGGCCGCTTTATATACAATGATCAAACGGCAGGTTGAGGCGCCGGGCACTTTTGACAGTAATGGCTGGCTACAGATAGGCATTTATGGGCACCAACCCGGTATAGGCGAGTCCTATATATCTACCGGTAGCCTTTATTTGTGTTCCGAGGCATTCCTGGTGTTAGGGTTGCCGCCAACAGACGTTTTTTGGCAGGGTGCAGATGAAGAATGGACAGCAAAAAAAGTGTGGGAAGGCAAAGAAGTGAATATTGATCATGCTGAAGATTAA
- a CDS encoding alpha-L-fucosidase, with product MIFPSLISLRQANNRKGFLSAIVLVFLSTLSQAQSSVDPASIKDKMQWFADAKLGIFIHEGIYAVNGIDESWSFHNKKITYADYMKQLQGFTLKKYDPEYWADLIKESGAKYAVITTKHHDGVTMYDSQVDNLNIVKSTPARRDMIKPLFAALRERNIKCGAYFSLIDWSNSNYPGFLKDSSRYNVHDDYDRWNKFRAFFQSQIKEINQKFKPDLWWFDGDWEHSAEEWEAAKVRDIILTGNKNAIINGRLQGYGDYETPEQNFPVSRPAFNWWELCMTANNNWGYHPDDTNWKTPYQVITIFTDAVSNGGNLLLDIGPRADGSISDEDVYLLKELGAWNKRNGEAVFNTIAGIPQGHFYGPTTLSKDSTVLYLFLQGNISGSVTLKGLQNKIKDITVLGTGTHLSYNIVGKISWSKVPGLVYINVPKGVQDKYVTALKVSLDGPVKLYNGKGGL from the coding sequence ATGATTTTTCCATCATTAATTTCGTTACGGCAGGCAAACAATAGAAAAGGCTTTCTATCGGCAATTGTCCTGGTTTTTCTATCAACATTAAGCCAGGCGCAATCCTCAGTTGATCCGGCAAGCATTAAAGATAAAATGCAATGGTTCGCAGATGCAAAACTTGGTATATTTATTCATGAAGGTATCTATGCTGTTAATGGCATCGACGAATCCTGGAGTTTTCACAACAAAAAGATCACCTATGCCGACTACATGAAGCAGCTTCAGGGTTTTACGCTCAAGAAATATGATCCTGAATACTGGGCCGACCTGATCAAAGAAAGCGGTGCGAAGTATGCTGTTATTACTACAAAACACCATGATGGCGTCACTATGTATGATTCACAGGTTGATAATCTAAATATTGTAAAGTCAACGCCGGCTCGTCGGGACATGATCAAACCTTTATTTGCTGCATTGAGAGAAAGAAATATCAAATGTGGTGCCTACTTCTCGCTGATTGATTGGTCAAATAGCAACTATCCAGGGTTTTTAAAAGATAGTTCAAGGTATAACGTCCATGATGATTACGATCGCTGGAATAAGTTCCGGGCATTCTTTCAATCCCAGATCAAAGAGATCAACCAAAAGTTCAAGCCCGATCTATGGTGGTTTGACGGTGATTGGGAACATAGCGCCGAAGAATGGGAAGCTGCCAAAGTGCGCGATATTATTTTAACGGGTAATAAAAATGCCATCATCAATGGCCGGCTTCAGGGATATGGCGATTACGAAACACCGGAGCAAAACTTCCCGGTTTCACGCCCGGCCTTCAACTGGTGGGAATTATGTATGACTGCAAATAATAACTGGGGATATCATCCTGATGATACAAATTGGAAGACACCCTATCAGGTTATTACTATTTTTACCGATGCGGTTTCAAATGGCGGAAACTTGTTGCTCGATATAGGCCCTAGGGCTGACGGCTCAATATCCGATGAAGATGTATACTTGCTAAAGGAGCTTGGTGCGTGGAATAAGAGAAACGGAGAGGCTGTGTTTAATACAATTGCCGGGATACCACAGGGGCATTTTTACGGCCCGACTACGCTCTCCAAAGACTCAACCGTATTGTATCTGTTTCTGCAGGGCAACATCAGCGGCAGTGTAACCCTAAAGGGTCTACAGAATAAGATCAAAGATATAACGGTATTGGGCACAGGTACTCATTTAAGCTATAATATTGTCGGCAAAATATCCTGGAGCAAGGTGCCGGGGCTCGTATACATCAACGTTCCAAAAGGGGTACAGGATAAATACGTTACGGCGTTAAAGGTTTCCCTGGATGGCCCTGTCAAGTTATACAACGGCAAAGGCGGCTTATAA
- a CDS encoding winged helix-turn-helix transcriptional regulator, with the protein MVYIYYQLTKGNRLPFGNYHNMEDQIKQEATCEQELIAIRDSLEILGGKWKLRIMRHLNNHIAETNTFKKIQREVEGISAKMLSKELQDLETNLLLTRTVMNTRPVTVSYAITEYGMSVFPVTETLVQWGLNHRQKIK; encoded by the coding sequence ATGGTTTACATTTATTATCAGTTAACTAAAGGTAACCGGTTACCATTTGGTAACTATCATAATATGGAAGATCAGATAAAACAAGAAGCAACCTGCGAGCAGGAATTGATTGCTATTCGCGATAGCCTGGAGATATTGGGAGGCAAATGGAAGCTTAGGATTATGCGCCATTTAAATAATCACATTGCTGAAACAAACACTTTTAAAAAGATCCAGCGTGAGGTTGAAGGCATATCGGCAAAAATGCTTTCAAAGGAATTACAGGACCTGGAAACAAACCTGCTGCTGACAAGAACAGTAATGAACACCCGGCCCGTTACCGTAAGCTATGCCATAACCGAATACGGCATGAGTGTTTTTCCGGTAACAGAAACCCTGGTTCAGTGGGGTTTAAATCACCGGCAAAAGATAAAATAA
- a CDS encoding PhzF family phenazine biosynthesis protein, producing MKTLDYYVVDVFTDSRYKGNQLSVVYIDEELDINQYYDISREFGYSETSFVNYSTTENVFKVRSFTQAKHEVIGAGHNLLGAVCLALLKKWDIFKGQGTQPWVMIKDDKIPLKITGQGDLPYVGMKQRPAQIVRTVPTELIAQAIGLSVDDLNLNGWDINIVKTEVAHLMVPVKNRELLKKAISNKSLLKEASAKFGFEGCYLFTTDHPDTSILAEARFFNPGIGIDEDPATGTAAGPLAGYLEKLGHINKDADFQILQGEHVNQPSIIHVKVVNDGVWVSGSSVIVMEGKLYL from the coding sequence ATGAAAACACTGGATTATTACGTAGTGGATGTATTTACCGACAGCAGGTATAAAGGCAATCAGCTGTCAGTAGTATATATTGATGAAGAACTTGATATCAATCAGTATTATGATATTTCCCGGGAATTTGGGTATTCAGAGACATCCTTTGTGAATTATTCAACTACAGAAAACGTTTTTAAGGTACGCTCATTTACCCAGGCAAAACATGAGGTTATAGGCGCCGGGCACAATCTGTTGGGTGCCGTATGCCTGGCTTTGCTTAAAAAATGGGATATTTTTAAAGGTCAGGGCACCCAACCATGGGTTATGATAAAAGACGATAAAATTCCCTTGAAAATTACCGGACAAGGTGATTTACCTTATGTTGGAATGAAGCAGCGCCCTGCGCAAATTGTTAGAACGGTGCCAACTGAACTTATTGCCCAGGCTATAGGATTAAGCGTTGATGACCTCAACCTGAATGGATGGGATATCAATATAGTAAAGACCGAAGTTGCACACCTGATGGTTCCTGTAAAGAATAGAGAACTGCTAAAAAAGGCCATTTCAAATAAATCTTTGTTGAAAGAAGCTTCTGCTAAGTTTGGCTTTGAAGGCTGTTATTTATTTACGACAGATCATCCTGATACTAGCATCCTGGCTGAAGCACGTTTTTTTAACCCTGGTATTGGTATTGATGAAGACCCGGCCACGGGTACGGCTGCTGGTCCGTTGGCGGGATACCTGGAAAAGCTTGGCCATATCAATAAAGACGCGGATTTTCAGATTCTACAGGGGGAACATGTAAATCAACCATCTATCATTCACGTAAAAGTAGTAAACGATGGGGTTTGGGTAAGTGGTTCATCTGTAATCGTAATGGAAGGAAAGCTTTACTTATAA
- a CDS encoding DUF4271 domain-containing protein, which yields MKFLVINSICIFIDKYYNIRIRVGHKFNTKIKPGCINKPINAVFSQQISNLVFIMRFSVLGLLFILLTCSGVYAQQDSVSASKPALAGSTSLTRGDSNVTRTPQHMELLDSVAMATTLRAKFVSDSLANMYVFPDSNRVNQLAVMLIGNLYKGHNFLDIPFKSGKTTGDGHIRKSRDPWILVIIVILLLYTALLNFSFGSDIKTIFQSFYAKRAAQFDKDDKQLNFRTFVGLFLLFSATFGLFLYQYASYKSVYFSYSGLQLFVALSLIVISLFAFKFLLLKVIGFLFDINRIVSEYITALYLTYFNIAFVFLPVAVCFSLMAAQFIPYLLAVALFLIVVIFVWIYLRSSVNIISNFRFHKFYLFIYLCALEICPILILIKVLNL from the coding sequence GTGAAATTTTTAGTTATAAATAGCATATGCATATTTATTGATAAGTATTATAATATCCGCATTCGTGTAGGTCATAAATTTAACACTAAAATAAAGCCCGGATGCATAAATAAACCAATAAATGCGGTATTTTCGCAGCAAATAAGCAATCTTGTATTTATAATGCGCTTTAGTGTTTTGGGGCTTCTGTTTATACTGCTTACCTGTTCCGGTGTTTATGCGCAACAGGATTCCGTGTCTGCAAGTAAGCCTGCATTAGCAGGTAGTACTTCATTAACAAGGGGCGACTCTAATGTAACCCGCACTCCGCAACACATGGAATTGCTTGATTCCGTAGCGATGGCTACAACCTTACGGGCAAAGTTTGTAAGTGATTCGTTGGCTAATATGTATGTATTCCCCGACTCAAACCGGGTTAACCAACTGGCAGTAATGCTGATTGGGAATCTATATAAAGGCCATAATTTTTTAGATATCCCTTTTAAATCCGGCAAAACAACAGGGGATGGGCACATCCGCAAAAGCCGCGACCCCTGGATATTGGTTATCATCGTCATCCTGCTTTTATATACCGCTTTGCTGAATTTTTCGTTTGGTAGCGACATTAAAACGATATTTCAATCATTTTATGCTAAACGTGCGGCCCAGTTTGATAAGGACGACAAGCAATTAAATTTCCGCACTTTTGTTGGTTTGTTCCTGCTTTTTAGCGCAACGTTCGGTTTGTTTTTATATCAGTATGCATCATATAAAAGTGTATATTTTAGTTATAGCGGCTTACAGCTTTTTGTAGCCCTTTCGCTTATTGTTATATCGCTGTTTGCGTTTAAATTTTTGCTGTTAAAGGTTATTGGCTTTCTGTTTGATATTAACCGCATAGTGAGCGAATACATTACAGCGCTGTATTTAACTTATTTTAATATAGCGTTTGTTTTTTTACCGGTTGCCGTATGTTTTAGCTTAATGGCAGCCCAATTTATCCCTTACCTGCTGGCTGTAGCCTTGTTTTTAATCGTAGTTATATTCGTTTGGATCTATCTGCGCAGCAGTGTTAACATTATTTCTAATTTTCGATTTCACAAATTTTATTTATTTATCTATCTTTGTGCCCTCGAAATTTGCCCTATTTTGATTTTGATCAAGGTACTTAACTTATAG
- a CDS encoding uroporphyrinogen-III synthase — translation MEDRKKKVKSILVTLPKPENDKNPYAELAKKLNLKIDFRAFIHVEGVPAKDFRKEKINLVDFTAVIFTSRNSADHFFRICEEMRFEVPVEMKYFCLSETIALYLQKYIQYRKRKIFFGKQTAADLAEVLKKHSNEKFLYPCSDVAAEETQKFLLENGYNFTPAVLFRTVCSDLSDLADVFYDVIAFFSPSSIQSLYKNFPDFKQNNTRIAAFGATTHKAVLESGLILDIPAPTPQAPSMTMAIEQYVKQVNK, via the coding sequence TTGGAAGATAGAAAGAAAAAGGTTAAAAGTATATTGGTTACTTTACCGAAACCTGAGAACGACAAAAATCCATACGCTGAACTGGCTAAAAAGCTTAACCTGAAAATTGATTTCAGGGCTTTTATACATGTTGAAGGCGTACCGGCTAAAGATTTCCGTAAAGAGAAAATAAATCTTGTGGATTTTACTGCGGTAATTTTTACGAGCCGTAACTCTGCTGATCACTTTTTCCGCATTTGCGAGGAGATGCGTTTTGAAGTGCCGGTAGAAATGAAATATTTCTGCCTTTCAGAAACTATAGCCCTTTATCTTCAAAAATATATACAGTACCGCAAAAGAAAAATATTCTTTGGCAAACAAACCGCGGCCGACCTGGCCGAAGTGTTAAAAAAACACTCAAACGAAAAGTTCCTGTACCCATGCTCGGATGTTGCTGCCGAAGAAACGCAAAAATTTTTGCTGGAGAACGGTTACAACTTTACACCGGCAGTACTTTTCCGTACTGTTTGTAGTGATCTTTCCGATCTGGCTGACGTTTTTTATGACGTTATCGCTTTCTTTAGTCCATCAAGTATCCAGTCGTTATATAAAAACTTTCCCGACTTTAAACAGAACAATACCCGCATAGCTGCTTTTGGTGCAACCACCCATAAAGCAGTGCTTGAATCGGGGCTAATACTGGATATTCCGGCCCCTACACCACAGGCCCCATCTATGACAATGGCAATAGAACAATACGTTAAACAGGTAAATAAATAA
- the porK gene encoding T9SS ring complex lipoprotein PorK/GldK: protein MKQIYSLVFILVTLAALSSCRSGGGGELTGVPQRNFRAEVPYGMVYIPGGTFLMGQTDQDITYSQISQTKQVTVPPFFMDQTEISNSQYKQFVFWVRDSIAITNYLNDDKYYLHPKGATAGKSSGKKYINWEYVKRYPVWSPARKGQGNNGAKLDGMYYQGDDRVFDRNEIDVRLLKYNYSMLVLRNAANYKNDKSKRRSDFILRDTVQVYPDTLVWLSDFSYAANEPMVQGYFSHPAYRNYPVVGVTWRQARAFTVWRTRYNDSYKDSHHLPHRLPYELPSEAQFEYAARGGRIGTDYPWGGPYIKNAKGCLLANFKPGRGNYSDDGGAYTVNVRSYFPNDYGLYNMAGNVAEWTSSTFNPSASTFVSDMAPTYEYEAKASDPEELKRKVVKGGSWKDVGYFLQNSSRSYEYQDTAKSYIGFRCVTSFMGRDIRDKH, encoded by the coding sequence ATGAAGCAGATATACTCTTTAGTTTTTATTTTGGTTACACTGGCAGCATTAAGTAGTTGTCGTAGCGGCGGTGGGGGTGAACTAACCGGCGTCCCTCAGCGTAACTTCAGGGCCGAAGTGCCTTATGGTATGGTTTACATACCTGGTGGAACCTTTTTAATGGGCCAAACAGATCAGGATATTACCTATTCTCAAATATCCCAGACAAAACAAGTTACTGTTCCTCCGTTTTTCATGGATCAAACAGAGATCTCAAATAGTCAGTACAAACAATTTGTGTTTTGGGTGCGTGATTCAATCGCTATCACCAACTATTTAAATGATGATAAGTATTACTTGCACCCTAAAGGCGCAACCGCAGGTAAATCAAGCGGAAAAAAATATATTAACTGGGAATATGTAAAAAGATATCCGGTATGGAGCCCTGCACGTAAAGGACAAGGTAACAATGGCGCAAAGCTTGATGGTATGTACTATCAGGGTGATGACCGCGTGTTCGATCGTAATGAGATTGATGTGCGTTTATTAAAATATAACTACTCAATGCTGGTATTGCGTAATGCTGCCAACTATAAGAACGATAAATCAAAAAGGCGTTCAGATTTCATTCTGCGCGATACCGTACAGGTATATCCGGATACGCTAGTTTGGCTGAGCGATTTCTCATACGCTGCAAACGAACCAATGGTACAGGGGTATTTTTCACACCCGGCTTACAGAAATTATCCGGTTGTTGGCGTAACCTGGCGCCAGGCACGTGCCTTTACCGTATGGCGCACACGTTATAACGATAGCTATAAAGATTCACACCACTTACCTCACCGCTTACCATACGAATTACCTTCAGAGGCTCAGTTTGAATATGCTGCACGTGGTGGCAGGATAGGTACCGATTATCCTTGGGGTGGTCCGTATATTAAAAATGCTAAGGGTTGTTTACTGGCTAATTTCAAACCAGGCCGTGGTAACTACTCTGATGATGGCGGTGCTTATACCGTAAATGTAAGATCATATTTCCCTAACGATTACGGTTTATATAATATGGCAGGTAACGTTGCTGAATGGACTTCATCAACATTTAACCCTTCAGCTTCAACATTTGTTAGCGATATGGCCCCTACCTATGAGTACGAGGCTAAAGCCAGCGATCCTGAAGAATTAAAACGTAAAGTAGTAAAAGGCGGATCATGGAAAGATGTAGGTTACTTCCTGCAAAACTCATCACGCAGTTATGAATACCAGGATACAGCAAAATCATATATCGGTTTCCGTTGCGTAACAAGTTTCATGGGGCGCGACATCAGGGATAAACACTAA
- the porL gene encoding type IX secretion system motor protein PorL/GldL, with amino-acid sequence MAGKKQGYGINNIVSWGATVVIVGLLFKIQHWPYGGLFISLGLGMEAFLFLILGFQRDTTEVDWTRAYPELADDYTGELPKRAAIASGNFSNTAALDKMMSDAKIGPELIQNLGEGLRTFGDKVSAISRVTDAGNATIAFTEKIKSAGESYDKLSTSFEKASANLAEMAGSSNDSKNYHEQVNTMVKNLAALNAVYELELNDSSNHLKSMSKFYKDMEGTMSNFNESLDGSQQFKTEVGKLAKNLSSLNAVYGNMLSAMSQPRA; translated from the coding sequence ATGGCTGGCAAAAAACAAGGTTACGGAATAAATAATATCGTATCATGGGGCGCTACGGTAGTTATTGTTGGACTATTATTCAAAATACAGCACTGGCCTTATGGTGGTCTGTTTATTTCTCTGGGTTTAGGAATGGAAGCTTTCCTATTCTTAATATTAGGCTTTCAGAGAGATACTACGGAAGTCGACTGGACCCGTGCTTATCCTGAATTAGCTGATGATTACACCGGCGAACTTCCTAAAAGAGCTGCTATTGCTTCAGGCAATTTCTCAAACACTGCCGCTTTAGACAAAATGATGAGCGATGCAAAAATTGGCCCTGAACTTATCCAGAACCTGGGCGAAGGCTTAAGGACATTTGGTGACAAAGTAAGCGCTATCTCAAGAGTTACCGATGCAGGTAATGCTACCATCGCATTTACTGAAAAAATAAAATCAGCAGGTGAGAGTTATGATAAATTAAGTACATCATTTGAAAAAGCCTCTGCAAATCTGGCTGAAATGGCAGGCTCAAGCAATGATTCAAAAAACTATCATGAGCAGGTAAACACAATGGTTAAAAATCTTGCAGCATTAAATGCAGTTTATGAACTGGAATTGAATGACTCAAGTAATCACTTAAAATCAATGAGTAAGTTTTATAAAGACATGGAAGGAACTATGTCAAACTTTAACGAATCATTGGATGGTTCACAACAGTTTAAAACTGAAGTTGGCAAATTAGCTAAGAACTTGTCCTCATTAAATGCTGTTTATGGCAATATGCTATCAGCAATGAGCCAGCCTCGTGCTTAA
- the porM gene encoding type IX secretion system motor protein PorM/GldM, with translation MAGGKQTPRQRMMGILYLVLLGLIALDVPDSLLDSFKNISDSLTASKTNVQSGIDQAFTTFEATKLKQEGDRAQKIHDDALKAKKLADDLNAYVETVKGKFISETGPIDDATNDYKGREDMDVSTRLMINDQKYAYELHKKIDYTREQLLALLKPSERQGVNLSLDAEAPKHRAGFPNKDWETANFGEGIPMAAAMTALVKIQSDAKNSENEVVKKILGRIDVAQVTLDQFKGVAVAPSSYILQGQQYKADIYLTAYDSHSNPTITIDGANIPTTNGVGTYTTTASGQGLHTWTGTLTVKQVDGPAKTYPVSGQYMVAKPSAVVSPDKMNVFYIGVPNPVTVSAPGVATSALKLSMTGGSLSGGTDGKYTVQVHTIGEAKITVLGEKGMVLGTSLFRVKRIPDPKPMFAGKSGGTTSAANIRGQDRVFAKLDNFDFDAKFNVTRFTMLIVKPRQDAIILSGSGNELTSAMRSAMNTVSPGTTIVFKDIVAVGPDGSPRGLDPIVISAN, from the coding sequence ATGGCTGGAGGTAAACAAACCCCAAGGCAGCGAATGATGGGTATATTGTATTTGGTTCTTCTGGGACTAATTGCACTGGATGTACCCGATAGTTTGCTGGACTCATTCAAAAATATAAGTGATAGCTTAACAGCATCAAAAACTAACGTTCAAAGCGGTATAGATCAAGCCTTTACTACATTTGAGGCAACAAAATTAAAACAAGAAGGTGACAGGGCGCAAAAAATACATGACGATGCGTTAAAAGCCAAAAAATTGGCAGATGACCTGAATGCTTACGTTGAAACAGTAAAAGGGAAATTTATATCGGAAACCGGTCCCATTGATGATGCGACCAATGATTACAAAGGCCGTGAAGATATGGATGTATCAACACGTTTGATGATCAACGACCAGAAATACGCGTATGAATTGCATAAAAAAATTGATTATACCAGAGAGCAATTATTAGCCTTGCTTAAACCGTCTGAAAGACAAGGTGTAAACCTTTCTTTAGATGCAGAGGCTCCTAAGCACAGAGCTGGTTTCCCTAATAAAGACTGGGAAACCGCAAACTTTGGCGAAGGTATTCCAATGGCTGCCGCGATGACAGCTTTAGTGAAAATACAATCAGATGCTAAAAACTCTGAGAACGAAGTTGTTAAAAAGATTTTAGGCCGTATTGATGTAGCGCAGGTTACACTCGATCAGTTTAAAGGTGTGGCAGTTGCTCCAAGCAGTTATATTTTGCAAGGGCAGCAATATAAAGCTGATATTTATTTAACAGCTTATGATTCACATTCAAACCCTACTATCACAATTGATGGGGCAAACATACCGACTACTAATGGTGTAGGTACTTATACAACAACTGCAAGTGGACAAGGTTTACACACATGGACTGGTACTTTAACCGTTAAACAGGTTGATGGTCCGGCAAAAACTTACCCGGTGAGCGGTCAGTACATGGTTGCAAAACCATCAGCAGTAGTATCGCCTGATAAGATGAATGTATTTTACATAGGTGTGCCTAACCCGGTTACGGTATCGGCCCCTGGTGTAGCTACTTCAGCTTTAAAATTAAGCATGACAGGTGGTTCATTAAGTGGTGGCACTGATGGTAAATATACTGTTCAGGTACATACTATCGGCGAGGCCAAGATCACTGTTTTAGGTGAAAAAGGTATGGTTTTAGGTACATCACTGTTCCGTGTAAAACGTATACCTGATCCGAAACCAATGTTTGCAGGTAAAAGCGGTGGTACTACCAGCGCGGCAAATATCCGCGGTCAGGACAGAGTATTCGCGAAATTAGATAACTTTGATTTCGACGCTAAATTTAACGTAACACGTTTTACTATGCTTATTGTAAAACCACGCCAGGATGCTATCATATTATCAGGCAGTGGTAATGAGTTGACAAGTGCAATGCGTTCAGCAATGAACACAGTTTCACCTGGTACAACTATTGTATTTAAAGATATTGTTGCAGTTGGCCCTGATGGTTCGCCGCGCGGACTTGACCCGATTGTAATAAGTGCAAATTAA
- the porN gene encoding type IX secretion system ring subunit PorN/GldN produces the protein MKTKILLIVLCLACTVSFAQKKKRSRKKKAATTTQTAAPIPTYTPSTALSAQPSDTSKRAPLKPFDRPLDGYYKKSDILNARVTPYPNIREADVAYAKRIWREIDVRDKMNQYMASPKQRLIDILMTAIANGELTAYDPSPDPKNDPDGDGFAHPLTPGQAKNKMADSSVVDKFDKDGNKISSVLTAGEFNPDSVVKFRIKEDWIFDKARSVFEPRIIGIAPMIKPKAGSLDLDYQPAFWIYFPDVRPILVTKEVVSKNSDATGLSYDDVFMKRLFNSYIVKVSNEKDERIKDYAQGIDRLYESEKIKKSLLDWELNLWQY, from the coding sequence ATGAAGACGAAAATTTTGCTTATTGTATTATGTTTAGCTTGTACGGTTTCTTTTGCACAAAAGAAGAAACGTTCAAGAAAAAAGAAGGCAGCGACTACTACTCAGACGGCGGCACCTATTCCTACTTATACGCCGAGCACCGCCTTGAGCGCACAGCCCTCTGATACAAGCAAAAGAGCGCCATTAAAGCCTTTTGACAGGCCATTGGACGGCTATTACAAAAAATCAGATATCCTGAATGCAAGGGTAACACCTTATCCGAACATTCGTGAGGCTGATGTAGCTTATGCAAAACGCATATGGCGCGAAATAGATGTCCGCGATAAAATGAACCAATATATGGCGTCGCCAAAACAGCGCCTGATTGACATTTTAATGACCGCTATTGCCAATGGTGAGTTAACAGCTTATGACCCGTCTCCTGATCCTAAAAACGATCCTGACGGTGATGGCTTTGCACACCCTTTAACACCAGGGCAAGCTAAAAATAAAATGGCCGATAGCTCAGTTGTTGACAAGTTTGATAAGGATGGCAACAAAATAAGCTCGGTATTAACCGCAGGTGAGTTTAATCCTGATAGTGTTGTAAAGTTCCGTATAAAGGAAGACTGGATTTTTGACAAAGCAAGATCTGTTTTTGAACCACGTATTATTGGTATTGCGCCAATGATAAAACCAAAAGCAGGTAGCCTTGACCTTGATTACCAACCGGCATTCTGGATATATTTCCCTGATGTACGCCCTATATTAGTTACCAAGGAAGTTGTAAGCAAAAATAGCGATGCAACAGGCTTGAGCTATGATGATGTATTTATGAAGCGATTGTTTAATAGCTACATTGTTAAAGTATCAAACGAAAAGGACGAGCGTATAAAGGATTATGCCCAGGGTATAGACAGGTTATACGAATCGGAGAAGATCAAGAAATCCTTATTGGACTGGGAACTTAATTTATGGCAATACTAA